Proteins found in one Triticum aestivum cultivar Chinese Spring chromosome 4D, IWGSC CS RefSeq v2.1, whole genome shotgun sequence genomic segment:
- the LOC123095719 gene encoding protein FLOURY ENDOSPERM 6, chloroplastic isoform X2 yields the protein MPPFLLSLSLPALTLPLPPAPAPAPRRHRVFAAPAYGPQPCRGRVCVCAAYRPPPRQPYRRQPAPAPAPDPRPRPSNAPAPPQRDPRGQEEVEEAIYDFMRRSDKPGAFPTRAELLAAGRADLAAAVESSGGWLSLGWSWSSDDDARRPAASSAGPGVHPDYPPEAGPSGRPPNSAADSVREQQEPTRSGRQPETEETEEAGSGAGLEGMLARLRRERERARPPPRSKNQAGGQGQNGALMNHNGAPSRSPTDGMYTRRIPVNGNIHRSHSQNGIPEANKSSSSANDAWRTWSLDKSRFSDFEAAEIHPLSRKPPKRADLDTVLIEDDVPGPSNDSLKTLRSRFDGVSSYMSNGEEADVVNGFSDDWEFEETKVMHAQEELRTIRAKIAVLEGKVALEIIEKNKIIEEKQTRLDEVEKALSELRTVSVVWPNPASEVLLTGSFDGWTSQRRMEQSESGIFSYNLRLYPGRYEIKFIVDGVWKNDPLRPTVNNHGNENNLMIVT from the exons atgccccccttcctcctctcgctGTCCCTCCCAGCCCTAACCCTACCCCTGcctcccgcccccgcccccgcccctcgccgccaccGCGTCTTCGCGGCGCCCGCCTACGGGCCGCAGCCCTGCCGCGGCCGCGTCTGCGTCTGCGCCGCCTACAGGCCCCCGCCGCGGCAGCCCTACCGCCGCCAGCCCGCCCCGGCCCCGGCCCCGGACCCGCGCCCGCGCCCGTCCAAtgcgcccgcgccgccgcagcgCGACCCTCGGGGCCAGGAGGAGGTCGAGGAAGCGATCTACGACTTCATGCGCCGCTCCGACAAGCCCGGCGCGTTCCCCACCCGCGCCGAGCTCCTCGCCGCGGGGcgcgccgacctcgccgccgccgtcgagtcCAGCGGAGGCTGGCTCTCCCTCGGATGGTCCTGGTCCTCCGACGACGACGCGCGGCGGCCGGCCGCGTCGTCGGCCGGCCCCGGCGTGCACCCTGACTACCCGCCCGAGGCGGGTCCTTCTGGCCGACCGCCAAACTCGGCGGCGGATTCCGTAAG GGAGCAGCAGGAACCGACGCGGTCTGGGAGGCAGCCGGAGACGGAGGAGACAGA GGAGGCAGGGTCTGGAGCAGGCCTGGAGGGAATGCTCGCCAGGCTGCGGAGAGAGAGGGAGCGTGCGCGGCCACCGCCACGCAGCAAGAATCAAGCGGGAGGGCAAGGTCAAAATGGCG CTTTAATGAACCATAATGGAGCTCCTAGTCGAAGTCCAACTGATGGCATGTACACTCGAAGGATACCTGTGAATGGAAATATACATCGCTCTCATTCTCAAAATGGAATACCAGAGGCCAACAAATCAAGTAGTTCGGCCAATGATGCATGGCGAACATGGTCTCTTGACAAGAGTCGGTTTTCTGATTTTGAAG CCGCTGAGATCCATCCTTTGAGCAGAAAACCACCGAAACGTGCTGACCTGGACACTGTGTTGATAGAAGATGATGTTCCCGGACCATCTAATG ATTCTCTTAAGACATTAAGATCAAGATTTGATGGAGTTTCGTCATATATG TCAAATGGCGAAGAAGCAGATGTGGTAAACGGGTTCTCTGATGATTGGGAATTTGAAGAGACAAAAGTAATGCATGCCCAGGAAGAATTACGGACAATCCGTGCTAAAATAGCAGTATTAGAAGGCAAGGTGGCGCTTGAAATAAT TGAGAAGAACAAAATAATTGAAGAAAAGCAAACGAGGCTTGATGAAGTTGAGAAGGCTTTGAGTGAGCTCCGCACAGTATCTGTTGTATGGCCCAATCCTGCTTCAGAAGTTCTATTGACCGGTTCTTTTGATGGGTGGACAAGCCAA AGAAGGATGGAACAATCAGAAAGCGGCATTTTTTCGTATAACCTGAGGTTGTATCCCGGTAGATATGAG ATTAAATTTATTGTTGATGGTGTTTGGAAGAACGACCCGCTGCGCCCTACCGTGAACAACCATGGGAACGAAAACAACCTTATGATTGTCACTTGA
- the LOC123095718 gene encoding protein NRT1/ PTR FAMILY 2.11, whose protein sequence is MRGGGGREDEEAGQKLKSMDSGKGMDGGGGSSGDDDSPHPPRPALKYHGWKAMPFIIGNETFEKLGTLGTSANLLVYLTQVFHMRSVDAATLLNGLNGTTSLAPIVGAFLSDAYLGRYLALAIASVASLIGMFFLTLTAGADSLHPADCGVGEVCEKASSYQLAVLFIAFAFLVIGSAGIRPCSMPFGADQFDPHTESGKRGINSFFNWYYFTFTSAMLVSATVIIYVQSNVNWAIGLGIPTALMFLACVLFFMGTRLYVRVVPEGSPFTTIVQVFAAAFAKRSLKQAKDPKQDLFDPPHTSAIVTKLAHTDQFRCLDKAAMVASPEEVRSGGAAAADPWRLCTVQQVEEVKCLIRIVPVWSTGIIYYVAVVQQSTYVVFSALQSDRRLGSSFHVPAASFTVFAMLAQTLWIPIYDRLLVPRLRKVTGKDEGFTLLQRQGIGIALSTVAMIISAVVEDRRRDIALNQPTIGTTQTGGGISAMSSFWMVPQLMILGLSEAFNLISQIEFYYKEIPEHMRSVAGALAFCNLALGNYLSGFLTTIVHRTTGGGQNWLAQDLNKGRLDLFYWMIAGIGVFNFVYFMICARWYRFKGTRDA, encoded by the exons ATGCGCGGCGGTGGCGGGCGGGAGGACGAGGAGGCCGGGCAGAAGCTCAAGAGCATGGACTCCGGCAAgggcatggacggcggcggcggcagcagcggcgacgaCGACAGCCCGCACCCGCCGCGGCCCGCCCTCAAGTACCACGGCTGGAAGGCCATGCCCTTCATCATAG GGAACGAGACGTTCGAGAAGCTGGGGACGCTGGGCACGTCGGCGAACCTGCTGGTGTACCTGACGCAGGTGTTCCACATGCGGAGCGTGGACGCCGCGACGCTGCTCAACGGGCTCAACGGCACCACCAGCCTGGCCCCCATCGTCGGCGCCTTCCTCTCCGACGCCTACCTCGGCCGCTACCTCGCGCTCGCCATCGCCTCCGTCGCCTCCCTCATC GGCATGTTCTTCCTAACGCTGACGGCGGGCGCGGACAGCCTGCACCCGGCGGACTGCGGCGTGGGGGAGGTCTGCGAGAAGGCGAGCTCCTACCAGCTCGCCGTCCTCTTCATCGCCTTCGCCTTCCTCGTCATCGGCTCCGCGGGGATCCGGCCCTGCAGCATGCCGTTCGGCGCCGACCAATTCGACCCGCACACCGAGTCGGGCAAGCGCGGGATCAACAGCTTCTTCAACTGGTACTACTTCACCTTCACCTCCGCCATGCTCGTCTCCGCCACCGTCATCATCTACGTGCAGAGCAACGTCAACTGGGCCATCGGCCTCGGCATCCCCACCGCGCTCATGTTCCTCGCCTGCGTGCTCTTCTTCATGGGCACGCGCCTCTACGTGCGCGTCGTCCCCGAGGGCTCCCCCTTCACCACCATCGTGCAGGTCTTCGCCGCCGCCTTCGCCAAGCGCTCGCTCAAGCAGGCCAAGGACCCCAAGCAGGACCTGTTCGACCCGCCGCACACTAGCGCCATCGTCACCAAGCTCGCGCACACGGACCAGTTCCGGTGCCTCGACAAGGCCGCCATGGTGGCCTCCCCCGAGGAGGTGCGCTCcggcggcgccgcggcggccgACCCGTGGCGGCTCTGCACCGTGCAGCAGGTGGAGGAGGTGAAGTGCCTCATCCGCATCGTGCCCGTCTGGTCCACCGGGATCATCTACTACGTGGCCGTGGTGCAGCAGTCCACCTACGTCGTCTTCTCCGCGCTGCAGTCGGACCGCCGCCTCGGCAGCAGCTTCCACGTCCCCGCGGCGTCCTTCACCGTCTTCGCCATGCTCGCGCAGACGCTCTGGATCCCCATCTACGACCGCCTCCTCGTGCCCCGCCTCCGCAAGGTCACCGGCAAGGACGAGGGCTTCACGCTGCTCCAGCGCCAGGGCATCGGGATCGCGCTCTCCACCGTGGCCATGATCATCTCCGCCGTCGTCGAGGACCGGCGCAGGGACATCGCGCTCAACCAGCCGACCATCGGCACGACGCAGACGGGGGGCGGCATCTCCGCCATGTCCAGCTTCTGGATGGTGCCGCAGCTCATGATCCTGGGCCTCTCCGAGGCATTCAACCTCATCAGCCAGATAGAGTTCTACTACAAGGAGATCCCGGAGCACATGAGGAGCGTCGCCGGCGCGCTCGCCTTCTGCAACCTCGCGCTCGGGAACTACCTCAGCGGCTTCCTGACGACGATCGTGCACCGGACCACGGGGGGCGGGCAGAACTGGCTGGCGCAGGACCTCAACAAGGGCAGGCTCGACCTCTTCTACTGGATGATCGCCGGCATCGGCGTCTTCAACTTCGTCTACTTCATGATCTGCGCCAGGTGGTACAGGTTCAAGGGGACCAGGGATGCTTGA
- the LOC123095719 gene encoding protein FLOURY ENDOSPERM 6, chloroplastic isoform X1, which yields MPPFLLSLSLPALTLPLPPAPAPAPRRHRVFAAPAYGPQPCRGRVCVCAAYRPPPRQPYRRQPAPAPAPDPRPRPSNAPAPPQRDPRGQEEVEEAIYDFMRRSDKPGAFPTRAELLAAGRADLAAAVESSGGWLSLGWSWSSDDDARRPAASSAGPGVHPDYPPEAGPSGRPPNSAADSVREQQEPTRSGRQPETEETEEAGSGAGLEGMLARLRRERERARPPPRSKNQAGGQGQNGALMNHNGAPSRSPTDGMYTRRIPVNGNIHRSHSQNGIPEANKSSSSANDAWRTWSLDKSRFSDFEAAEIHPLSRKPPKRADLDTVLIEDDVPGPSNGVVINDYPSDHVDSERDEIHARFQNLEFDLADSLKTLRSRFDGVSSYMSNGEEADVVNGFSDDWEFEETKVMHAQEELRTIRAKIAVLEGKVALEIIEKNKIIEEKQTRLDEVEKALSELRTVSVVWPNPASEVLLTGSFDGWTSQRRMEQSESGIFSYNLRLYPGRYEIKFIVDGVWKNDPLRPTVNNHGNENNLMIVT from the exons atgccccccttcctcctctcgctGTCCCTCCCAGCCCTAACCCTACCCCTGcctcccgcccccgcccccgcccctcgccgccaccGCGTCTTCGCGGCGCCCGCCTACGGGCCGCAGCCCTGCCGCGGCCGCGTCTGCGTCTGCGCCGCCTACAGGCCCCCGCCGCGGCAGCCCTACCGCCGCCAGCCCGCCCCGGCCCCGGCCCCGGACCCGCGCCCGCGCCCGTCCAAtgcgcccgcgccgccgcagcgCGACCCTCGGGGCCAGGAGGAGGTCGAGGAAGCGATCTACGACTTCATGCGCCGCTCCGACAAGCCCGGCGCGTTCCCCACCCGCGCCGAGCTCCTCGCCGCGGGGcgcgccgacctcgccgccgccgtcgagtcCAGCGGAGGCTGGCTCTCCCTCGGATGGTCCTGGTCCTCCGACGACGACGCGCGGCGGCCGGCCGCGTCGTCGGCCGGCCCCGGCGTGCACCCTGACTACCCGCCCGAGGCGGGTCCTTCTGGCCGACCGCCAAACTCGGCGGCGGATTCCGTAAG GGAGCAGCAGGAACCGACGCGGTCTGGGAGGCAGCCGGAGACGGAGGAGACAGA GGAGGCAGGGTCTGGAGCAGGCCTGGAGGGAATGCTCGCCAGGCTGCGGAGAGAGAGGGAGCGTGCGCGGCCACCGCCACGCAGCAAGAATCAAGCGGGAGGGCAAGGTCAAAATGGCG CTTTAATGAACCATAATGGAGCTCCTAGTCGAAGTCCAACTGATGGCATGTACACTCGAAGGATACCTGTGAATGGAAATATACATCGCTCTCATTCTCAAAATGGAATACCAGAGGCCAACAAATCAAGTAGTTCGGCCAATGATGCATGGCGAACATGGTCTCTTGACAAGAGTCGGTTTTCTGATTTTGAAG CCGCTGAGATCCATCCTTTGAGCAGAAAACCACCGAAACGTGCTGACCTGGACACTGTGTTGATAGAAGATGATGTTCCCGGACCATCTAATGGTGTGGTTATAAATGATTATCCTAGTGATCATGTAGACTCTGAAAGAGATGAGATacatgcacgttttcaaaatttggAATTCGATCTTGCAGATTCTCTTAAGACATTAAGATCAAGATTTGATGGAGTTTCGTCATATATG TCAAATGGCGAAGAAGCAGATGTGGTAAACGGGTTCTCTGATGATTGGGAATTTGAAGAGACAAAAGTAATGCATGCCCAGGAAGAATTACGGACAATCCGTGCTAAAATAGCAGTATTAGAAGGCAAGGTGGCGCTTGAAATAAT TGAGAAGAACAAAATAATTGAAGAAAAGCAAACGAGGCTTGATGAAGTTGAGAAGGCTTTGAGTGAGCTCCGCACAGTATCTGTTGTATGGCCCAATCCTGCTTCAGAAGTTCTATTGACCGGTTCTTTTGATGGGTGGACAAGCCAA AGAAGGATGGAACAATCAGAAAGCGGCATTTTTTCGTATAACCTGAGGTTGTATCCCGGTAGATATGAG ATTAAATTTATTGTTGATGGTGTTTGGAAGAACGACCCGCTGCGCCCTACCGTGAACAACCATGGGAACGAAAACAACCTTATGATTGTCACTTGA